The Primulina tabacum isolate GXHZ01 chromosome 10, ASM2559414v2, whole genome shotgun sequence region TTAAGACACGATTTATTACAATTTCTTTACTGATGACCAAGTTTTCCTCAAATTATCATCTAATCTAACGAAGAAAAACGATTCATAGATTTTAAATCTAAGTTAAAGAATATTTTGATACAGATAACCACAAATGGGAGGAGTGGAATTAAATTTTTTACTCCCCCTCCCCCGCCTCTACCAGGAGCCCCTCGCCATTCCCCCGGCCCGGGTAGCGGTGGGGGAGTTGATAAGGGCGAGAGAGGGTGgaagttcaattttttttttcaaattttttgtaaTAAATTGATAAATGATTCAAAACTAGTATATTTTGATaagataaaaataaagtataatattttgattaaaaaaaccTCTCGTACGTAATGCTGatttaagttttattgaatATGTATAATTGttgatgtaaaaaaaaaaatcaatcatatttaatacaacaatttagtattgaaaaatattgaatAATAGCTTTATTGAATGACccaaaataagaaaaatcactTTCTTTGTTATTATGGTACTTAGATAGtgtttgtaatatttttttaaaaaaaaatgattatgaaattttcattaacaaagtttttcaaatttgttaagaaaaaatcaataatcattttttaagtatttgtaaaaacTATCTTACCACAACTATCTAATGGGTATCAATTCATATAAAAACAAATTGGTTTCTTCGGAACGTGTTTGGAATTGGGTCGTGCTGTTTTACCCTGCTTGGACTACAAGTCCGTCTAATGGAACTTtattaaaagaaatattttacgaTTCGAACATTTATCACATAattaaattgcatgtttatTGCATACTGTATCAAATATTATCGAAACTGGTTGAGTTCAACGTACTTTTAGGAAGTTTGGTACAATGGATTAAAGTAGGATAGATGTCTGATCTTGCTTCATCTCATGTCCAATTCACAGTGTAAGATTCCGAAATTTTTTCCATGTAATTAATAAATTGTAAGGAAATTTTATCATAAGATTTTATAAGATGTGCATATTGGAAATTAATGGTTGGGAAATCCTTATGGCCAAGTCAACAATATCTACACATTGCATGCCAACATCGAAATTTGGAAGGGGATATTTTTTTTTGCAAGATTAAGATATAACCTACAAGGAATTAAGGAATGATTgtgcaaatataatataaaaatcgaaaattagcATAATGTGCCTAAGTATGAGATTGCTTGAATCTTGGACTTGAGCTGATTGAATGGGAGCAAATCTCCCACCTCCTTTGCACCTCATTTTCGAACCATTGGATTAGAAATTAGGGGAGCACGATTTGGTAGAGAATCAACAGCCATGGAAAGAGTTTTTGTAGTCAAAATTATAAGATTTGGaatgagttttggtatgatttgGGTACCAATTTTAGCTCCACTCCCCTCCCTATAAATAGTCCACCATACCTAGCCCTTCTACACCATAAATTCGAAATCCCTTAGCTGCAGACTTCGAGATTTCAGCAGCTCCCCTAAGAAAAAAATTCTGCCCAAATATCGTCTCGAAGCTAGGCTATAATCAAGCCGAAGTTCTGTCCGAAGAAGGAGCGAGAAGCGATCCATTCCCGAAGCCGAGCCACCACGTTTTTTCTTAGCATTCAtctgtaagtgggctgttttaaagaattaatttcgATTATGCATTCTTcgtgtgtttttgaaaatacggtcgagtacaTGTTCTTTTCCTACTCCTTCTTGTGTTGTTGTCATTCGTTTTTAAGCACTTCAaggagtcgactgtatatgggtgggaatcccaaccatgacgtacccttacgcggtgggggatataaccgctatacgacctcgcccccttagaggagtaaaaattagggactgacgtcagtaaaccatagaaaggttagataaatcacagtggttggtaaatgttatgcatgtttatgaagtatgtatgcaaatcatgtgtttcgaaatttatgcattttgttttattgtgctcgatattttcccacttgctgagtattcccaaatactcaccccttacaacccttcccagataagtccgaagaacagattgagggggaagaatccgagcagttttggggatggtgaatgctCAAGGAAATCGATTATGTTTAAGTTGTTATTAATTagatttacgtttccgcattaaaactctgtcgtcttatttatttcggtaattgtaaagacaatggctatttaatttgagattatgatatataaactggttcggtttatactgtgctacaagaggcttgttgttttgattgtgtgattgttaaacaacgccggtgtcaaatcccgagtttcgtggcgtgacatttaagtggtatcagagccgccaggttcttAATCCGAGTGGAAAAAAatcgatttaaaaaaaaaacgaaaaatttTCGGATGAATTTTGACTCGAGGCCGATGCTACTACCTCCGAAACGGCCCAACGATCGAGACTCACGACCCTAAAGTCGTGAGCACCAGGCTGAAATCGCGAAATTCCTCCGTTTAGGCCTCTGAAACGTCgtttttgccgttttaggaaATATTCGTAGACCCTATAACTCCTCATAGGAAATTCCTGAATTCGATTCCGTCAATTGTTctggaatcctctcgacatatGCTTCGAACGCATATGTCAAATTccaaactttccatttttggaaaaaaaaaatatctttatttaaatttcgaaaatttcatatatattgcatATTCTCACTTGTTATATACTGTCTATTTCGGATTCTGAGCATTTTCATCTTTTTGATtgatttcaggaaatggctccaTCTACCCCTATGCGACCCCACACCCGTGCCCAAGCTGCCATTCGTCTGAAGGAGCTTGCCCTTCACTATTAGTCCCGTCAGATTCGGCGACTTAGAGCCCGATTGAGTGAGAGGAGTGAGGTCGAAACCTTAACCGCTGAGAAAGAAGAGATTCAAGTCCGCCTTAACCAGTCGATCTATCAAGGTGAACTAGTTAGGAGTGATAACATGGACCTCAAAGATGTCATAGAAcagtgcaaatatcaaaatggaAAGTTGCGAGAGGATGTGGAGCGCTATCGCAAAGAATTGGAGGAAGAAAAACAGCGGAATAACAGGAGCAAAAAGAGACTGGAAAATTTGAGTGAGGCTATAAGCTGCATTGCCAAGGCGAACCATCAGCTGACTCAACAGGGTTAAGCGCTGAAGAACAAGATCAAGGAGAATAAGAAGGGGTACGAACTACGCCACCAGAGTACCATAGATCTGTTGGACGAGGCAGAGGCAGATGTTCAGGGGTGGAAGACGCAGGTGGCCCAGCTTAATGCAGAGAATGCCCAGCTTAATGCAGAAAATGCACAGCTCAATGCAGAGAATGCACAGCTCACCCACATGGTGGAGCTACTGCAAGAGGAAGAGCCGGAGGAGGAACCGAAAGAAGAGGAGCCGATAAAGATCGACGAGCCTATAGCTGCCATAGGAGATGGAGAGATAGATGATTAGAGTTCCTTAGTTACCTTTCCTTATTACTAGGAGTTTATCCTTCCATTGTTGCTGTTTTATTTCAGTCAGTATGATTTATTTCCATTCAGTACGCTTTGTTCATTCAGTTGTTTCTTTACATTCGAAAattaataaaagtatgattatttatttaccTCAGTCGTTCATCTATATTCAAGTTATGTTTACTTATTAACTTCAGTTGTTCCAGCATAACTTATTTATTCAATCATGTCATTATACACATCAATTCTTAGAAGCATTTAActtgtaggaaatggccggtAGACCACCAAGACAAAACCGCAACCCCCGTTATgctaacaacaacaacaatgccAACGAAGAAGGCAACGTACCTCCACCTCAGTTCAGTCTTAATCAAGCAgacttgatggctatagccacaaTCGTGGCAACAACACTGCAAGGGTTAGTGAACCCGAATGCCAAtcaaccaccaccacctccaccacagCATGGAGTCAAGTTCCATTATGAATCCCTCCGCAAGAACAGGTGTCCAACCTTCAGTGGAGCTGCTGACCCTGAAGTTAGCCAGAGTTGGCTAAAAAGCGTGGAAACTCAGGTGAGACTGCTGGAAGTCCCGGATGCACTAAAAGTGGACATGATAGTGCCCTTCCTGGAAGACAAGGCAGCTAAATGGTGGGAAGCAGTCTCGTCAGCCATGACCGCTGCTGGACCAAGCACATGGCGAATCTTCCGAGAAACATTTCTGAAACAGGACTACCCGGCAGAAGTCAGACTGCAGAAGATAAGTGAGTTTGAAAATTTCAGTCAGGCTCCAGACATGTCAGTGGTGGAGTACACCTCTCAGTTCAATGCCCTTGGATCCTATGCTCCGGCAATCATGGCGGACGAAGTTCTGAAATTGCACCGTTTTAAGAAGGGGTTGAACAGCAGGATTCAGTCAGCTCTAGCAGTCTACCAACCTGCAAATTTTTCAGACCTGATGGGTGCGGCTATCCGACCAGAAGCTGACCTTCGTTGAAGGGAAGGGGAAAACAGGAACAAGCGACCCCTTAACAGTCAGCCCTCTCAAGGGAAACCAATGTTCAAGAGGCCCAATCAGTCGGGTGGACCTCTCTCAGGGCAACCCTCCGCCAGTAACCATCAAGGACTCAAGCCATGCCCAACATGTGTCTTCAGACACACCGGGGAATGCCGAAGGGCCAGCGGTGTATCTTTGGATGTGGGAAAGCGGGGCACAGAATTGCAGAATGTCCTACCGTCGCCAACCGACCAGCAGGGCCAAACAGAGGAACTAGGCCAAACACAGGAACAGGCCCTAGTAAACCAAGGGAGGACAAACCTAATGCCAGAGTCTTTGCCATGACTTAGGAGGAGGCAGACGACGCCAATGAAGTCGTGTCAGGTATCATATTTATTCAGCAAGtgcctgcttatgtgttatttgactgtggtgccacacattcctttatgtctaagagatttgctaagaagctAGGACGTAAGCCCGATAAGCTAACTGAACCTCTCCGAATAGCCACACCTACTAATAGAGCCATTGAAACGGACGAGATTTACAGAGATTGTAAAATCAGTATTAGTGATCTGACTTTTAGCGCCGATTTGATACAGTTGATCATGGTCGATATCGACGTAATcttaggaatggattggttagcaagaAACAGTGCAATAGTAGATTGTAAGGGGAAGAGAGTCAAACTCCGAACCCCAGATCGGGGAGAAGTCGCGTTCCACGGCAAATCCAAGGACCGGAAGTTGCTGCTCTCCGCGTCTCAAGCTTGGAAGGCCATGAAATCCGGAGAAGACATCTACCTAGTAATGGTCAGTGAAATAAAAGAGAAATCCGAGCTGAAACTGGAGGACATCCCTATAGTAAGAGAGTTCCCAGATGTTTTTCCAGAAGAACTCTCGGGGACGGTTCCGGACCGCGAAGTGGAGTTCGAGATCAATCTGGTTCCCGGTGCGACCccaatctctaaagcaccttacagaatggcaccagccgAACTCAAGGAATTAAAAGAACAAATCCATGAATTGCTAGATAAAAGGCAGATTCGACCGAGTGTGtccccgtggggagctccagtactcttcgtaaagaagaaagacaggtagtatgagattatgcatcgactacagagaattgaacaagatcacaatcaagaacaggTACCCTCTACCTCGGATAGACGATCTGTTCAATCAGCTTAAAGGAGCCGCCATCTTTTCTAAACTGGATCTGAGGACAGGTTATTACCAgttgaaggtcagggctgaagatatccccaagacagcctttcatacgagatatggacattatgaattcacCGTGATcccttttggtctgaccaacgcaccggcagcattcatg contains the following coding sequences:
- the LOC142504929 gene encoding uncharacterized protein LOC142504929 — protein: MSKRFAKKLGRKPDKLTEPLRIATPTNRAIETDEIYRDCKISISDLTFSADLIQLIMVDIDVILGMDWLARNSAIVDCKGKRVKLRTPDRGEVAFHGKSKDRKLLLSASQAWKAMKSGEDIYLVMVSEIKEKSELKLEDIPIVREFPDVFPEELSGTVPDREVEFEINLVPGATPISKAPYRMAPAELKELKEQIHELLDKRQIRPTSVNCAKECVISGTRDLERRSVSGPKEGRGDY